A region from the Dendropsophus ebraccatus isolate aDenEbr1 chromosome 1, aDenEbr1.pat, whole genome shotgun sequence genome encodes:
- the LOC138783702 gene encoding mesoderm posterior protein 2-like, producing MMPQDCSFLPDWVYPSSGSQSPTSSSESYILSPGYPQPSLNTETIRNYLQDPGMNMACHQAEKSPVTSKRTRCKMMGPQRQNASEREKMRMRNLSKALNNLRRYLPPSVVPAGRNLTKIETLRLTISYISHLSQLLGLNEETMGQKKETQPEVNVVCPKIPEGYQEVTCRHHQQNQQPSQSPICNELSYQCNNFRISSTQYNTRQQEEQWISSSVHHRRNNPATDYSLTSPYTSRFTHTLYQVTDDPAANLHPSHLPYLRENDSCLRSTDPHFTFINGLQAS from the exons ATGATGCCTCAAGACTGCTCCTTTCTCCCTGACTGGGTCTATCCTTCTTCAGGCTCACAATCTCCAACATCTTCCTCTGAGTCCTACATTTTGTCACCCGGCTATCCACAACCATCCTTGAATACCGAGACTATTAGAAACTATCTTCAGGATCCAGGGATGAACATGGCTTGTCATCAGGCTGAGAAGTCTCCTGTGACATCGAAGAGAACAAGATGCAAGATGATGGGCCCTCAAAGACAAAATGCCAGTGAAAGGGAGAAGATGAGAATGAGGAATCTCTCCAAGGCTCTCAATAACCTGAGAAGATACCTACCACCCTCAGTGGTACCAGCAGGCCGGAACCTAACTAAAATCGAGACCTTGAGACTGACAATAAGCTATATTTCCCATTTGTCACAGTTACTTGGTTTGAATGAAGAGACCATGGGCCAGAAAAAAGAAACTCAGCCTGAAGTGAATGTTGTATGTCCAAAAATTCCTGAAGGATACCAAGAAGTGACATGTCGGCACCATCAACAGAACCAACAGCCGTCCCAAAGTCCTATCTGTAATGAACTCTCTTACCAATGCAACAACTTCCGAATTTCTTCTACACAATATAACACCAGGCAACAAGAAGAACAATGGATCTCATCATCGGTCCATCATAGGAGAAATAATCCTGCCACCGACTACAGCCTGACATCTCCATATACTTCAAGGTTCACGCACACATTATACCAG GTTACAGATGATCCAGCAGCGAACCTACACCCATCACATCTCCCCTACCTAAgagaaaatgacagctgtctGAGGAGTACTGACCCACATTTCACCTTCATCAATGGTTTGCAGGCATCTTGA